The genomic stretch ACTTTCTTTTTAAGATTACTATAATTTAAGACTATTGTCAATGCACTCTTTCATTTAAAAATACCCTCAATCAATGCATTGAGGTATAACAAGCACGAGGACATATATAAGTAAATGAATTTCTATTTTTTGTCAAGAACTTTTTTAAACTTTTTTAAACAGTCATTACAAATCATTACAAATCTTGTTGACAATGCAATAAAATATACAAACAGCGGGACTGTGCGGATTTCAGCAGAAAAACAAGACGGCATGTTAAGAATAGATGTTGAGGACACAGGCATCGGCATCCCTGAAAAAGACATACCAAGACTGTTTGAAAGATTTTACAGGGCTGATAAGGGCAGAAGCAGGGAAGTGGGCGGCACAGGTCTTGGGCTTGCAATTGTAAAACATATCATTCAAGGGCATAATGGCAAAATCTAGGTAAAGAACCTTATTGGAAAGGGTTCTACAATTTAGTTTATCGCTGCCGTTCTAACCTATCTATAAATCCCCT from Deltaproteobacteria bacterium encodes the following:
- a CDS encoding ATP-binding protein; its protein translation is MNFYFLSRTFLNFFKQSLQIITNLVDNAIKYTNSGTVRISAEKQDGMLRIDVEDTGIGIPEKDIPRLFERFYRADKGRSREVGGTGLGLAIVKHIIQGHNGKI